One genomic window of Candidatus Methylomirabilis lanthanidiphila includes the following:
- a CDS encoding 2-dehydro-3-deoxyphosphooctonate aldolase: MLVAGPCVIESEDHLLRVGEAIRTVCEAHRVPFVLKSSFDKANRSSGRAFRGPGLQEGLRILERVRAKLDVPVLSDVHDVHQVAAAADVLDILQIPAFLCRQTDLLTAAARSGKPVNVKKGQFLSPWDAANIVEKLQSAGSEAIVLTERGSSFGYNNLVVDIRSLPIMRSFGYPVLFDVTHSVQLPGGVGDASGGQSDMIPYLARAAVAAGVDGLFMEIHPDPANAPSDGPTMLRLDALPGLLNQLLDVHRAVAPYINQLSAISGQQPGK, translated from the coding sequence ATGCTGGTAGCCGGTCCGTGTGTGATTGAGAGCGAGGATCACCTGCTCAGGGTCGGCGAGGCGATCAGGACGGTCTGTGAGGCGCACCGGGTTCCCTTCGTCCTCAAGTCCTCTTTCGATAAGGCCAACCGGTCGTCGGGTCGTGCATTTCGCGGTCCCGGCCTGCAAGAGGGGTTGCGTATCCTGGAGCGGGTCAGGGCGAAACTGGATGTACCCGTGCTCTCCGACGTTCACGACGTCCATCAGGTCGCCGCTGCGGCTGACGTGCTGGACATACTTCAGATTCCGGCCTTTTTGTGCCGGCAGACCGACCTGCTGACCGCCGCGGCACGGTCCGGCAAGCCGGTCAATGTGAAGAAGGGACAATTCCTGTCGCCCTGGGATGCCGCCAATATCGTTGAGAAACTTCAATCTGCCGGCTCTGAGGCGATTGTCCTGACGGAACGGGGCAGCAGTTTCGGTTACAACAACCTGGTCGTGGACATCCGTTCGCTCCCGATCATGCGCAGCTTCGGCTATCCGGTCCTGTTTGATGTCACCCACAGCGTGCAACTGCCAGGCGGCGTGGGCGATGCCTCGGGAGGACAGTCGGACATGATCCCGTACCTCGCCAGGGCGGCCGTAGCGGCAGGGGTCGATGGGCTCTTCATGGAGATCCATCCCGATCCCGCCAATGCGCCAAGCGACGGTCCCACCATGCTCCGGCTGGATGCGCTTCCTGGACTGCTGAACCAGTTGCTGGACGTTCATCGGGCGGTAGCGCCGTATATAAATCAGCTATCAGCCATCAGCGGTCAGCAGCCAGGAAAATAG